CGGTGGCGAGCGGCCCGTACTCCTTCTCGTCGAAGACGCGGTCCAGGACGAGGAGGCGGGCCGCGGGCACGTCCAGGGTCTCGGTCAGCAGGTCGCCGAAGAGGTGGACCGCCACCCCCCGGTCGCGCAGCACGTCCGCGAACCCGTCGTGTTCCTGACGGGCCCTGCGCACCCACAGGACGTCGTCGAAGAGCAGGGCGTCCTTGTTGCTCGGAGTCAGCCGCTTGAGCTCCAGATCGGGGCGGTGCAGTATGACGCGGCGCAGCCGCCCGGCCTCGGAGTCGACATGGAATCCCATGGGGTCCATCTTTCCCCGGCCGGACGGCCCACGCGCGTCGTTGGCCAAAGCAGCGGGGCCCGCTGTCCCTGCCGTCCTGCCCGACCAGCTCGTGCTCGACGGAATGACGGCATTTCAGCTCCGCCTGGAGGCTCTAGAGCCGGGGGTCCACCGGCTCCGACTCCAGGGCGAGGACGGCGAACACGGCCTCGTGGACCCGCCACAGCGGCTCGCCGTCCGCCAGCCGGTCCAGCGCCTCCAGGCCGAGCGCGTACTCGCGGACGGCCAGCGACCGCTTGTGGCCGAGGTGGCGTTCGCGCAGCTTCGCCAGGTTCTCCGGGCGCGTGTACTCCGGGCCGTAGACGATCCGCAGGTACTCGCGGCCGCGGCACTTGACGCCGGGCTGGACGAGCCGGCCCTGCGCGTTCCTGGCCAGCGCCTCGACCGGCTTGACGACCATGCCCTCGCCGCCCCGGCTGGTCATCTCCAGCCACCAGTCGACGCCCGCCCGCACCGACTCCGGGTCGCCCGTGTCGACGTACAGGCGGCGGGTGGTCTGCAGCAGGTCGGAGCCCTGGCTGCTGTCGTGCTCCACCATGCGGTCGATCAGGGCCAGCTGTTCGTCGTGCGGGAGCCCGGCGAGGCTGCGCCCCTGGACGGCGAGGATCTGGAACGGCGCGAGGCGCACGCCCTCCAGGCCCTCGGTCGGCCAGCAGTAGCGTCGGTAGGCGTCGGTGAACGCGGCGGCGTCCGCGGCGCGTTCCCGCTGCCGGATCAGGAGTTCGCCCGCGTCGACGCCGCGTGCCGCCGCCGCTTCCAGGGCGGCGACCGCGCCGGGGAAGACGGCTCCTGCGGCGGCGCCCACGGCGGCGTACTGCGTGCGGAGCAGCCCCGACGCCTTCAGCGACCACGGCATCAGCTCCGCGTCGAGCAGCAGCCAGTCCGTCGCCAGCTCCTCCCACAGGCCGGCCTCGGTGACGGCGTCGCGCACGCGGCCGAGGATCTCCTCGGTGACGGCGGGGTCGGCGAAGAAGGGGCGGCCGGTGCGGGTGCAGAGGGAGCCGGTGGGCGCCGCCCCGCGGGGGCCGTCCCCCACTCCGAACCGCTCGCGGGCCGCGTCCGCGTCGCGGCAGACGAGGACCACCGCGCGCGACCCCATGTGCTTCTCCTCACACACGACGCGGGCGACGCCGTCGTGCGCGTACGCGGCGAAGGCCTCCTCCGGGTGTTCCAGGTAGCCCTCGCGGCGGGAGGTGGCCGTCGGCGCCATCGTCGGCGGCAGGTACGGGAGCAGGCGCGGGTCGACGGCGAAGCGGCTCATGACCTCCAGGGCCGCGGCGGCGTTCTCCTCGCGCACGGCGACACGGCCCACGTGCCGCGTCTCGACCACGCGGCGGCCGTGCACGTCGTTCAGGTCGAGCGGCCGCCCGTCGTGGCCGCCGGGTGCCTCGGTGCGCAGCGGCTTGGCGGGCTCGTACCAGACGCGCTCCGCCGGTACGTCGACGAGTTCGCGCTCCGGCCAGCGCAGCGCGGTCAGCCGGCCGCCGAAGACGGCGCCGGTGTCCAGGCAGATGGTGTTGTTGAGCCAGGTCGCGGTGGGCACGGGGGTGTGGCCGTAGACGACCGCGGCCCTGCCCCGGTACTCCTCGGCCCACGGGTAGCGCACCGGAAGGCCGAACTCGTCGGTCTCGCCGGTCGTGTCGCCGTACAGGGCGTGGGAGCGGACCCGGCCCGAGGTGCGGCCGTGGTACTTCTCCGGCAGTCCGGCGTGGCAGACGACGAGCCGGCCGCTGTCCAGGACGTAGTGCGAGACGAGGCCGTCGATGAACTCCCGCACCCGCGTGCGGAACTCCTCGCTCTCGGCCGACAGCTGCTCGACGGTCTCGGCGAGGCCGTGGGTGTGCCGGACGCCGCGGCCCTTGAGGTGGCGGCCGAGCTTGTTCTCGTGGTTGCCGGGCACGCAGAGGGCGGTGCCCGCGGCGACCATCGACATGACGCGCCGCAGCACGCCCGGGGTGTCCGGGCCGCGGTCGACGAGGTCGCCGACGAACACGGCGGTACGGCCCTCGGGGTGCGCGCCGTCCACGTATCCGAGCTTGCCGAGCAGGGTCTCCAGCTCGGCGGCGCAGCCGTGGATGTCGCCGACGATGTCGAAGGGGCCCGTGAGGTGGGTGAGGTCGTTGTACCGCTTCTCGGTGACGACGGTGGCGGTGTCGATCTCCTCGGCCCCGCGCAGGACGTGCACCTTGCGGAAGCCCTCGCGGTCCAGGTGGCGCAGCGAGCGCCGCAGTTCGCGCTGGTGGCGCTGGATGACGCGGCGCGGCAGGTCCGCCCGGTCGGCGCGGGCGGCGTTGCGCGCCGCGCAGACGTCCTCGGGCACGTCGAGCACGATGGCGATGGGCAGCACGTCGTACTGCCTGGCCAGCTCGATCAGCTGCTTGCGGCTTTCGCTCTGCACGTTGGTCGCGTCGACGACGGTGCGGCGGCCCGCGGCCAGGCGCTTGCCCGCGATGTAGTGCAGGACGTCGAAGGCGTCGCGGCTCGCGCTCTGGTCGTTCTCGTCGTCGGCGACCAGCCCGCGGCAGAAGTCGCTGGATATGACCTCGGTCGCCTTGAAGTGCTCGCGCGCGAAGCTCGACTTGCCGGAGCCGGAGGCGCCGATCAGGACGACGAGGGAGAGGTCGGTGACGGCGAGGGCGCGTGCGGCGCCGCCGGTGCGGGTGTCGTTCGTCATGCGACCTGGTCCTTCTGGGCTGACTTGACCGTCTCGGGTGCCTTGACTGTCTCGGGTGCCTTGGCCGCCGTGACGGCCTGGGTGAACACGGCCATCTGCGTGGGCGGGCCGACCTCGGGGTCGTCGTCGCCGACGGGGGCGAACCGGACGTCGTAGCCGTGCCGTTCGGCGACGCTGTGGGCCCAGGCGCGGAACTCGTCACGCGTCCACTCGAAGCGGTGGTCGCCGTGGCGCACGTGCCCGGCGGGGAGCGACTCCCAGCGGACGTTGTACTCGACGTTCGGCGTCGTCACGAGGACGGTACGGGGACGCGCGGAGCCGAACACGGCGTACTCCAGCGCGGGCAGCCGCGCCTCGTCGAGGTGCTCGATCACCTCGCTGAGCACGGCCGCGTCGTACCCCTTGAGCCGCTTGTCGGTGTACGCCAGCGAGCCCTGCACGAGCCGGACACGGCCGGCCTGGCGCTCGCCGAGGCGGTCGAGCCTCAGCCGCCGCGAGGCGACGGTCAGCGCGCGCATCGACACGTCGACCCCGACGATCTCGGTGAACCGGACGTCCTTGAACAGGGCCTGCACCAGCTGTCCCTGCCCGCACCCGAGATCGAGCACCCGTCCGGCACCGGCCCCGACGAGCTCGGCGAGGATCGCCTCCCGGCGCCG
The window above is part of the Streptomyces venezuelae genome. Proteins encoded here:
- a CDS encoding polynucleotide kinase-phosphatase; translation: MTNDTRTGGAARALAVTDLSLVVLIGASGSGKSSFAREHFKATEVISSDFCRGLVADDENDQSASRDAFDVLHYIAGKRLAAGRRTVVDATNVQSESRKQLIELARQYDVLPIAIVLDVPEDVCAARNAARADRADLPRRVIQRHQRELRRSLRHLDREGFRKVHVLRGAEEIDTATVVTEKRYNDLTHLTGPFDIVGDIHGCAAELETLLGKLGYVDGAHPEGRTAVFVGDLVDRGPDTPGVLRRVMSMVAAGTALCVPGNHENKLGRHLKGRGVRHTHGLAETVEQLSAESEEFRTRVREFIDGLVSHYVLDSGRLVVCHAGLPEKYHGRTSGRVRSHALYGDTTGETDEFGLPVRYPWAEEYRGRAAVVYGHTPVPTATWLNNTICLDTGAVFGGRLTALRWPERELVDVPAERVWYEPAKPLRTEAPGGHDGRPLDLNDVHGRRVVETRHVGRVAVREENAAAALEVMSRFAVDPRLLPYLPPTMAPTATSRREGYLEHPEEAFAAYAHDGVARVVCEEKHMGSRAVVLVCRDADAARERFGVGDGPRGAAPTGSLCTRTGRPFFADPAVTEEILGRVRDAVTEAGLWEELATDWLLLDAELMPWSLKASGLLRTQYAAVGAAAGAVFPGAVAALEAAAARGVDAGELLIRQRERAADAAAFTDAYRRYCWPTEGLEGVRLAPFQILAVQGRSLAGLPHDEQLALIDRMVEHDSSQGSDLLQTTRRLYVDTGDPESVRAGVDWWLEMTSRGGEGMVVKPVEALARNAQGRLVQPGVKCRGREYLRIVYGPEYTRPENLAKLRERHLGHKRSLAVREYALGLEALDRLADGEPLWRVHEAVFAVLALESEPVDPRL